Proteins from a single region of Acidobacteriota bacterium:
- a CDS encoding 2-oxo acid dehydrogenase subunit E2 has protein sequence MRYIFKFPDIGEGVHEGKILKWHVEKGQRVAMGDPVVQVETDKVVADIPAPRDGAVVDRFGAVGEIINVGDALIELEIEGVAGAEAQAIAAEKPKPRTQEPVDEAGFGVVGTIEVAGDAAVLPAGSEGLPAAPVAPEAAPRRKALATPVSRAMARELGVDIDQVAGTGPGGRVMKSDIQAHYDRLRTAAPAPAPAAAPAPDVPRVEYEPLSMIRKAIARNMAVSKGTAAHMTVIDEVEVSALVALRRDHKDRLQARGVSLTYLPFVLKAVAGALKRHRSLNSQLDLENNRMVYQLDVNIGIAVDTDDGLVVPVIRHADRLSILELAARIQEFAARARERKLTLDDFKGGTFTVTNYGAIGGLFGVPVINYPQAAILGIGRVVERPVVKDGQLAVGRVMPLSLSVDHRIVDGGATTRFLNDVMASLREPVGMLLGE, from the coding sequence GGAGACCGACAAGGTGGTGGCCGACATCCCCGCCCCGCGCGACGGCGCCGTGGTGGACCGCTTCGGCGCCGTGGGCGAGATCATCAACGTGGGCGACGCGCTGATCGAGCTCGAGATCGAGGGCGTCGCCGGCGCCGAGGCCCAGGCCATCGCCGCCGAGAAGCCGAAACCCAGGACCCAGGAGCCGGTGGACGAGGCGGGCTTCGGCGTCGTCGGCACCATCGAGGTGGCCGGCGACGCCGCCGTGCTCCCCGCCGGCAGCGAGGGGCTCCCCGCCGCGCCCGTCGCGCCGGAGGCCGCGCCGCGCCGCAAAGCGTTGGCCACGCCGGTGTCGCGGGCCATGGCCCGGGAGCTCGGCGTCGACATCGACCAGGTGGCGGGCACCGGCCCCGGCGGCCGGGTGATGAAGTCGGACATCCAGGCGCACTACGACCGGCTTCGCACCGCCGCGCCGGCACCAGCCCCGGCGGCCGCGCCGGCACCGGACGTGCCGCGGGTGGAGTACGAGCCGCTCTCCATGATCCGGAAGGCCATCGCCCGCAACATGGCCGTGTCGAAGGGGACCGCCGCCCATATGACGGTGATTGACGAGGTGGAAGTCTCGGCGCTCGTGGCGCTGCGGCGGGACCACAAGGACCGCCTCCAGGCCCGGGGGGTGAGCCTGACCTACCTGCCGTTCGTGCTCAAGGCCGTCGCCGGAGCGCTGAAGCGCCACCGGAGTTTGAACTCCCAGCTCGACCTCGAGAACAACCGGATGGTCTACCAGCTCGACGTGAACATCGGCATCGCCGTGGACACCGACGACGGCCTGGTGGTCCCGGTGATCCGACACGCCGACCGGCTCAGCATCCTGGAGCTGGCGGCACGGATCCAGGAGTTCGCCGCCCGGGCCCGCGAGCGCAAGCTGACCCTGGACGACTTCAAGGGCGGCACCTTCACCGTGACCAACTACGGCGCCATCGGCGGGCTGTTCGGCGTGCCGGTGATCAACTATCCGCAAGCGGCCATCCTCGGCATCGGCCGCGTCGTGGAGCGGCCGGTGGTCAAGGACGGCCAGCTCGCCGTGGGCCGCGTGATGCCGCTGTCGCTGTCGGTGGACCACCGGATCGTGGACGGCGGCGCCACCACGCGCTTCCTCAACGACGTGATGGCGTCGCTGCGGGAGCCGGTGGGAATGTTGTTGGGTGAATAG
- a CDS encoding FAD-dependent oxidoreductase, with protein sequence MERKTTPDYDLLIVGAGPAGYVAAIRAGQVGLKTALVERDHVGGMCLNWGCIPTKAMLESARLLERIRQARQFGIDGIDESKLRLNWGAARDRASRVVQRLAGNIEVYLGRYGVETIRGEAELLAPTTVRVGRRVIEAGRVILATGSRPAPLPAAVPPELALEIDGLFALRALPASVAVVGQGPNAMELALLLKMAGSVVTLVSPAATLLPMADPYLSTYALNRLRHQGVRVLLEAVPTGGTAGGILVGEERILCERVLNAARRRAVIPKVEFELTLDDGFVFTDDYLQAGHSTLFAVGDVNGRSATAHAASAQGLHAVNVIQGVRWKLDARRYPLNIYTFPEIAQVGLTEPEIQARGIDYRVHEYPLAANAKALAEGNAEGFIRLLAERRFGEVLGVQIVAAHATDMIAEAAAIIQAEGTVHDVARIAHAHPTVSEVFLEAGLAALGRPLHE encoded by the coding sequence ATGGAGCGCAAGACAACGCCGGATTATGACCTGCTGATCGTGGGCGCCGGACCCGCCGGCTACGTGGCGGCCATCCGTGCCGGCCAGGTGGGCCTCAAGACCGCCCTGGTGGAGAGGGACCATGTCGGCGGTATGTGCCTGAACTGGGGCTGCATCCCCACCAAGGCCATGCTCGAGAGCGCCCGGCTCCTGGAGCGGATCCGCCAGGCCCGGCAGTTCGGCATTGACGGCATCGACGAATCGAAGCTCCGGCTCAACTGGGGCGCCGCCCGGGACCGCGCCAGCCGGGTGGTCCAGCGGCTGGCCGGCAACATCGAGGTCTACCTCGGCCGGTACGGCGTCGAGACCATCCGCGGCGAGGCCGAGCTCCTCGCGCCCACGACGGTCCGGGTGGGCCGGCGGGTGATCGAGGCCGGGCGCGTGATCCTGGCCACCGGCTCCCGGCCCGCACCGCTTCCGGCGGCGGTGCCGCCGGAGCTGGCCCTGGAGATCGACGGGCTGTTCGCCCTGCGCGCGCTCCCCGCCAGCGTCGCCGTGGTGGGCCAGGGACCCAACGCCATGGAGCTGGCGCTGCTCCTCAAGATGGCCGGCAGCGTGGTGACGCTGGTCTCGCCGGCGGCGACGCTGCTGCCCATGGCGGATCCCTACCTGTCGACCTACGCCCTCAACCGGCTGCGCCACCAGGGTGTGCGGGTCCTCCTCGAGGCCGTCCCCACCGGCGGCACCGCCGGCGGCATCCTCGTGGGCGAGGAGCGGATCCTGTGCGAGCGGGTGCTCAACGCCGCGCGGCGCCGTGCGGTCATCCCTAAGGTGGAGTTCGAGCTCACCCTCGACGACGGCTTCGTCTTCACCGACGACTACCTCCAGGCGGGCCATTCGACACTCTTCGCTGTGGGCGATGTGAACGGCCGCAGCGCCACCGCCCACGCCGCGTCGGCCCAGGGGCTGCACGCCGTCAACGTGATCCAGGGCGTGCGGTGGAAATTGGACGCGCGCCGCTACCCGCTCAACATCTACACCTTCCCCGAGATCGCCCAGGTGGGGCTCACCGAGCCCGAAATCCAGGCCCGCGGGATCGACTACCGGGTCCACGAGTACCCGTTGGCGGCCAACGCCAAGGCGCTGGCCGAGGGGAACGCCGAGGGCTTCATCCGCCTGCTCGCGGAGCGACGCTTCGGCGAGGTGCTGGGCGTGCAGATCGTCGCCGCCCATGCCACCGACATGATCGCCGAGGCCGCCGCCATCATCCAGGCCGAGGGGACCGTCCATGATGTGGCGCGCATCGCGCACGCCCACCCCACGGTGTCGGAGGTGTTCCTCGAAGCGGGCCTGGCGGCGCTGGGCCGTCCGCTCCACGAATAA